One Ilumatobacter fluminis genomic window, ACGTGGTGGCCGGGGGGTGCGACTCGAGCAGATGCTCGACCAGATCGTTGACGCGCGCTTCGTCGGAGCTCATGGCCCGGCACCGTACCGACGCCTCGAGCGCCACGCCGAACCGGACGCCCCACCTTCTCGGCGGCCCGAGGCCCGGCATCCCGAACACCAACGAACGGTTCGACCGATCTCGGCGCCTTTCGTGCGGGATGCCGGACGTCAGCCGCCGAGAACCGTGGTCGGTAGGCGTTCGCTGCCGTCTTGGCGGCGACACGCGCTACCCAGCGACCCAGGGTTCCCGTGATGTCGGCGGCTGCCACCGCGTAGTTGGGCGCCCGAGCAGTCACGACCCGGGAACTGCCTGGTGAGGTGTGGTGGGGCGGCGGGCCTGACAGACTGCTCCAGGTGCGTGTGCTGCCGATCGTCCTCCTGACCGTGGTGTCGACGGCCGCCTGTACCGAGACGGGTCCGAGCGAGACGACCGACACCACCGAGCCTGCGATTGCCGTGCCCGCCGTGACCGAGCCGGCGATCCGCCTCACACCGTTCTGCCAGCAGATGATCGCGCTCGACGAGGCACTGCCCGCTGACCCGTCCGTCGACACCAGCGAGCAGGTGCTCGAGGCATACCGAGCCGCCCTCCCCGACGTGCCCGCCGAGATCGACGCCGAGTTCCGCGCCGTCATCGCCGCACTCGAGACCGGCACCGTCGCGACAGTGCCCGGTGCCACGATCGACACGATCTCGCCCGACGACCTCGGCGGCCCAGCGGAGACGCTGCCGCCCGACGCCACCGTGCCGCCCGCACCGCCGTCCGGATCGACCACTTTGCCGAGTGACGAGCAGCTCGTCGCCGAGGAGGGTTGGCTCCCCGACGAGGAGCCGGCGGCCCGGGTGAATGCCTACATCGACTTCGCATGCCGAGGCACGGCCAACAACCCCGGCCCGCCCGCCACCGAGCCGGGCGCCGTGGTGCCGACCTCCGACGGCGCCTGAACACACGAACCCGGCCTGGGCCGGGCTGGGCTGGCTCCCCGACGAGGAGCCGGCGGCCCGGGTGAATGCCTACATCGACTTCGCATGCCGAGGCACGGCCAACAACCCCGGCCCGCCCGCCACCGAGCCGGGCGCCGTGGTGCCCACCTCCGACAGCGCCAGCTCGCACGACGCCCTGGTGCCGACGTCCGACGGCGCCTGATCGCACGAACCCGGCGAAAACGGTCGCCACGATTCGGCACGCCGACCGGGTCCCGCACTACGTTCGGCGACCATGTTCCCGGGGACCCACATCGCCACCCAGCCCGACAAGCCGGCCGTCATCATGGCCGACACCGGCTGGACCCAGACCTTCGCCGAGCTCGACGCTGCGGCGAACCGCCTGAGCAGGGTCTTCCGCAACGCGGGGTTCCAACCCGGCGACCACGTCGCCCTCTGCATGGAGAACCACCCTCGCTACCTCGAGGTGCTGTGGGGGTGTGAGTACGCCGGACTGATCTACACCGCTGCGTCGTCACGCCTCAACGACGAAGAGCTGGCCTACATCATCAACGACTGCGGCGCCCGCGGCTACATCACGTCGAAGTACAAGTCGGATCAGGCGGAGTCGCTGATCGACACCTGCCCGAACCTCGAACTGCGTCTCATGCTCGACGACACGATCGAGGGTTACGACAGCTATGAGGCAACGGTCGAGGCCCAGTCGGCCGAGCCGCTCGAGGGCCGCGTCGCCGGTACCGACATGCTCTACTCGTCCGGCACGACCGGCCGCCCCAAGGGCGTCATGCCGGCACTCGACCAGCAGCCGATCGAGGAACGCGTCACCGGCGTCGCCGGCATGCTCAGCGTGCTGTTCGGGATGGACGCCTCGAAGACCTACCTCTCCCCCGCCCCGCTGTACCACGCCGCTCCCCTCCGCTTCTGCATGTCGACCGTGGCGATCGGCGCCACCGTCGTCGTAATGAGCAAGTTCGATGCCGAGGACTACCTCCGGTTGATCGAGAAGTTCGGCGTCACCCACAGCCAGGTCGTGCCGACGATGTTCGTGCGCATGCTCAAGCTGCCCGAGGAGACCCGGGCGAAGTACGACGTCTCGTCGCTCGAGTGCGTGATCCACGCCGCGGCCCCGTGCCCGGTCCCGGTGAAGAAGCAGATGATCGACTGGTGGGGCCCGGTGCTGCACGAGTACTACGCCGGCACCGAGGGCAACGGCTTCTGTTACTGCAACAGCGAGATGTGGCTCGGGCACCAGGGCACCGTCGGCATGCCGATCAACTGCGTCGTGCACATCGTTGGCGAGGACGGCGAGGAAGTCCCGGTCGGCGAGTCCGGCACCGTCTACTTCGAGGGCGGCGCCGAGTTCGAGTACCACAACGACGCCGAGAAGACGGCCGGCTCGCGCCACCCGAAGGGATGGTCGACCCTCGGCGACGTCGGCTACCTCGACGAGGACAACTACCTCTACCTGACCGACCGCAAGGCGTACATGATCATCTCGGGCGGCGTGAACATCTATCCGCAGGAGGCGGAGAACGTGCTCACCATGCACCCCGACGTCGTCGACGTCGCCGTGTTCGGTGTTCCCAACGACGACTTCGGCGAAGAGGTCAAGGCCGTCGTGCAGCCGAAGGAGATGCCCGCCGACGACGAGGCGGCTGCCGCCCTGTCGGCCTCGCTGATCAAGTACTGCCGCGAGCACCTCGCCGACGTGAAGTGCCCTCGCAGCGTCGACTTCCGCGAAGAACTCCCCCGCCACCCCACCGGCAAGCTCTACAAGCGCCTCCTCAAAGACGAGTACTGGAAGGCCGCCGGCCGCGCCATCTGACGGCGGGTATTGGGTTCGCTGCTCGGGGTGGTCCTAGCCTCCTCGGGATGCATCCGTATCTGGAGTGGCCGGGGCCGCTGGCGTTCGCTCATCGGGGTGGGGCGAGTGACAATCCGGAGAACACGCTGCCGGCGTTCCGGCACGCGGTCGAACTCGGGTACACCTATCTCGAGACCGATGTGCACTCGACCTCGGACGGTGTGCTCGTGGCGTTCCACGACAACGACCTGAGCCGCACCTGCGGCCGAGAAGGGCGGATCGACGAGCTCCCGTGGAGCGAGGTGCAGCAGGCCCGAGTCGACGGCACCGAACCGATCCCCCTGTTCGAGGATCTCATGGAGGAGTTCCCGAACGCCCGGGTGAACATCGACTGCAAGGCCGACTCCGGCGTCGACGGGCTGATCGCTTCGTTGAAGCGTCTCGACTGTCTCGACCGGGTCTGTGTCGGCGGCTTCGACGACCGTCGTCTTCGCCGCATCCGTAGGGCGCTCGGCCCCGGCCTGTGTACCAGCTTCGGCCCGGCCCAGGTGACGGCGCTGGTCACGGGCGCCACCGTGCCGTGGGGCGGCGAGTGCGCACAGGTGCCGGTGAAGCAGGGGCCCGTCGCGATCGTGACGAAGCGGACCGTCGAGCGGGCCCACCGTCGCGGCTTGCAGGTGCACGTCTGGACGATCGACGACCCCGACGAGATGAACCGTCTGCTCGACCTCGGCGTCGACGGGCTGATGACCGACCGCCCCGCCGTCCTCAAGCAGGTGCTGACCGATCGCGGCCAGTGGGTCGACCCCGCCTGAGATCTCGGCGGACGCCGGCGGCGTCGATGCCGGCGCCGGCCAGCATCGTCAGCGCTCCGACGAGGGTGACCCAGGCTCCCCACCGCACCCGGAACAGGCCGACCTCAGGTGCACTGAGCACCGCGGCCGCCGTCGCACCGACGTAGAGCGCGACCACGGTCGCGACCGCGACCGCTCCCCAACCGGCCCACCGGTCCTGCCAGCCGCGCCACGGCCACTGGGCGACGACACACATCACGAGTCCGAGCGGTGCCAGCGGCCAGATCGTCAGGGCCAGTCCGACCAGCCCGTCGGGTGAGAAGCCGAGCCGTTCGACGATGTCGAGCAGTTCGTAGCTCGACCGATCGACCGCCCCGGAGGCGAGCCAGGGCAGGAACGTCCCCACCATCGCAACGACGGCGCCGACTGCCGCCGCCGCCCGCCCGGCGAGCCGCACTCAGTCGACCTCTTGCAGGTTCCGCTTCCGTGTCGCGCGTGAGGGCCGCGGCCCGATGTACGAGCGTCCCGGATCGACGAGGATCGAGCCGCGCAGTGCCTCGCGTCCGACGAGCATGCGGAAGCCCATCTCGTCACGGTTCGTGAGCGTCAGGTCGGCGGTGAGATCGAGGTCGAGCACACGGATCTTCGTCCGCACCACGTACCGCTCCTCCTCGTGACCGGTCGAACTGCGGATCGTGCGCCGGTCGACGACGGGCAACTCGACGTCGACGGCGTCGAGGTCGGACATCTGCCACGGGTGGAGCTGGAACCGCACCCACTCGGCGCCGTCGCGTTCGAACGGCTCGATGTCCCACGCATGGATGGCCGACGATCGGGCGCCGGTGTCGAGTTTGGCCTTCACCCAACTCACGTCGAGATCGGGCAGTCCGATCCACTCTCGCCATCCCGCGACGGCCAACTGTGCTGACGACTCGCTCATCACCCGCTAGCTTGCCAATTCTCGGCTATGAAACTCGCCATCCTGTCCCGCGCCCCCAAGTCGTACAGCACACAGCGCCTCCGCACGGCCGCACTCGACCGCGGTCATCAGGTCAAGGTGCTCAACACGTTGCGATTCGGCATCGACCTGTCCGAAGACGAACCCGATCTCCAGTTCCGCGGCAAACCACTGTCGGACTACGACGCGATCCTGCCCCGGATCGGCAACTCGATCACGTACTTCGGTACGGCGGTCGTGCGCCAGTTCGAGCAGATGGACGTCTACACCCCGAATACGGCGAACGGCATCGCGAACTCGCGCGACAAGTTGCGGGCGATCCAGATCCTCAGCCGCCACAACATCGGCATGCCGGCCACCACGTTCGTCCGCGACCGTGCCGACGTGATCCCGGCGATCGAACGCGTCGGTGGCGCCCCGGTCGTCATCAAGTTGCTCGAGGGCACGCAGGGCATCGGCGTGATCCTCGCCCCCGACAACAAGGTGGCCGAGGCGATCATCGAGACGATGCAGAGCACGAAGCAGAACGTGCTGATCCAGGCCTTCGTCAAGGAGAGCAAGGGCCGCGACATCCGCGCCCTCGTCGTCGGCGACCGGGTCGTCGCGGCGATGCGGCGCGTCGCCCAAGGCGACGAGTTCCGCTCGAACGTGCACCGTGGCGGCTCGGTCGAGCCGGTCGAGCTCGACCCCGAGTACGAACAGACCGCCGTCCGCTCGGCCCAGATCATGGGTTTGCGCGTTGCCGGCGTCGACATGCTCGAGGGCAAGGACGGCCCGATGGTGATGGAGGTCAACTCCTCCCCCGGCCTCGAAGGCATCGAGACGGCGACCAAGCTCGACGTCGCCGGTGCGATCATCGACTACATCGACAACCAGGTCGCGTTCCCCGACATCGACGTCCGCCAGCGCCTGACCGTCTCGACCGGCTACGGGGTCGCCGAACTGGTCGTGCACGAGAGCGCCGACCTGGTCGGCACCACGCTCGGTGAGTCGGGCCTCGGCGACCGCGACATCACGGTCCTCACGCTGCACCGTGGCCACACCGTCATCCCGAACCCGCGTCGTGGACGCGAGCTCGAGGCGGGCGATCGCCTGCTGTGCTTCGGCAAGCTCGAGGAGATGCGATCGATGATCCCCGAGCGCCGCAAGCGTCGGGCACGGGTCAAGAAGCTGCCGAAGGTGCCGATCCACGACGAGCGGCCCGACGACGAGCTCGACGCCCCGACCTCGTAGCCCGGTCACCGCTAGGTTCGGGCGGCATGAACCCGCTCCCCCAGTCGTCCGTCCGCGGAAGCCGCCACCTCGTCGCATCCGCCGACCAGCTCGCCAGCCGAGCGGGCGATGCGATCTTCGGTGCGGGTGGCAACGCCGTCGATGCGGCGATCGCCACCAACGCCGCGATCGCCGTGACCGGACCGCACCTGTGCGGCATGGGCGGCGACCTGTTCGCGTTGGTGCACACCGGCGGCGACGTCGTCGCGCTCAACAGCAGCGGACGTGCCGGCTCGGGTGCCGACCCGGACGCCGTGCGCGCCGACGGCCACGCCGTCATGCCGTTCCACCACGACATCCGGTCGGTCACCGTGCCCGGGTGCGTCGACGGCTGGGTGGCGTTGCACGAACGGTTCGGTTCGCTCCCGCTCGCCGACGTGCTGGCGCCGGCGATCGACCTGGCCGAGAACGGGTTCCCGGCCAGTCCGCTCCTGGTCGGTTCCACGGCTCGCCTCGACCAGGCAGGCCGAGAGCAACTGCACGAACTGGCGGCGCAAGCGACACGCACCGGCGCGCCGGTTCGCCGACCCGGCGCCGCTCGTGCACTCCGCGCCATCGTGGAACACGGGCGCGACGGCTTCTACGGCGGCGAGTTCGGCGATGGCCTGTTCGCGCTCGGGAACGGCTGGTACTCCCCCGACGATCTCGCGTCGTCGAGCGCCGACTGGGTCGATCCGCTGACCGCATCGATGTTCGGCGTCGACGTGCACACCATCGGACCCAACTCGCAGGGCTACCTCACCCTGGCCGGCGGCGTCGCTGCCGAGCCGCTCGATCTGCCCGATCCCGACGACGAGCGATGGGCGCACCTGCTGATCGAGGCGGCCAAGCTCGCCGGCTACGACCGCACGCAGGTGCTGCACGAGCACGCCGACGGCGATGCCCTCGTGGAGGCCGTGCGACAACGGCGGCATCTGCTCGACACCGAGCGAGCCAGCACCTATCACGCACCGGCGTCGGCCGGCGACACGACCTACCTGTGCACCGCCGAAGCCGACGGCCTCGCGGTGTCGCTCATCCAATCGAACGCGTCCGGCTTCGGTTGTTGGCTCGCCGAGCCGAACACCGGCATCAACCTCCACAACCGAGGCCTCGGCTTCTCGCTCGAGGCCGGACACCCCGCCGAACTCGGCCCCGGCCGCCGCCCGCCGCATACCCTGTCGCCCGCGCTCGCGACCCGCGGTGGCGAGTTGGTCTCGGTGTTCGGCACGATGGGTGGCGACGCCCAACCGCAGATCCTGCTCCAGGTCGCCGCTCGCCTGTTCCTCCACGGTCAGTCGCCGGCCGAGGCCATCAACTCCGCCCGCTGGGCGTTGGCCGGGCCCGAGACCGGGTTCGACACCTGGAGCGACCTCGATCACCAACGCGTCGAGGTCGAGGGACACGCCCCCGACGGTTGGGAACCCGGCCTCGTCGCCCGCGGTCACCGCGTCGACCGGCTCCCCGAGTACGACTCCGGTTTCGGCCACGCCCACGCCATCGTCCGTGACGATCACGGCCTGTCGGGCGCCGCAGACCCCCGGTGTCGCATCGGCGCCGCCATCGGCCGATAGACGGCCCCCAGCCGGGATCAGCTCAGGAGCGGGACGACTTCCTGCTTGAAGCGGGTCATCTGCTCGTTGGCCTTGGCGTAGCTGTCGCCGAGCAGGTGCGGGAAGATCGTCAGGTTCTCCACGCCGAGCAGGTCGCGGTAGAACTGCACGCCTTCGGCGACGTGTTCGGGGGTGCCGAGCAGGATCGTCTTGTTCTCGAGTGACTCGTCGAGCGTCGGGATGAGGCCCGGCTGGGCGGGTTTGCCGTCGTCGCCCATGTAGCCACGACTCCACCCGTACGGTCCGAGGAACTTCCAGAACTCGTCGTGACCCGGCCGTGCCGACTCGACCGCAGCCTCGTAGCTGTCCTCGATGCGGACGGCGATCACCAGCATCCGCTTCTCGCTCGGGGCGAGCGTGGTGCCGTGTGACTGCTCGTACGTCTCGCCGTACTTGTCCCAGAAGCGCTTGATGAACGAGTAGTGCTGGTTCCAGAACACGGCACCGTGGCCGACGACCGGCACGTAGTCGAGCGTCGGCGGGCTGGTGACCGCCTGCCAGATCTCGTACGGGTACAGGGGCCGCGGCACCAGCGTGAGTTCCTGGACGGTCGACCCACGGTCGGGGATGCCCGGCACCGGGATGTCGAAGTGGTCGCCGTGGAACGAGAACGATTCGTTGGCGAGCGCTCGACGGACGATCTCCATCGACTCCTCGAACACCTCACGGTTGAGGACGTCGGCAGCCTTCTGGTCGGGGTTGTCGAGCGAGCCGATCGACACACCCTTGTCGTTGAGGTGCAGCACCTCGCGGGGCACGGTGCCGCGTCCCACCCCGAGGATGCCGCGACCGCCCGACAGGTTGTGCAGCGTGGCGAAGTCTTCGGCGAGGCGCAGCGGGTTCCACTGGGGCACGACGTTGAACATCGCTCCCATGCGGATCTGCTTGGTGCGAGCGGCGATCCACGTCGAGATCTGCAGCCCGTTCGGGATCACTTCGTATCCCTCGTACTGGAAGTGGTGCTCGGTGGTCCAGAACGAGTCGAAGCCGAGTTCGTCGGCGACCACGGCCGAGTCGATGTAGTCGAGCGTCGCCTTCCAGCACTCCTCGTTGGAGAAGCGGCGGTCCATCGGGTCGGGCGGTCCGGCACCGGCGTCTGACATCTCGACACCACCGAAGAAGAACGCACCCAGCTTGAGATCGGCCATGTCCGTATCGTCGCAGGTCGGGCCTCCGATGCGGAAACGGCGACGGTGAACGGAGTGTCAGCAGATCGTGCGCGTCGTCTCGGTGCGGGCGACGACTCGCCCGGCCCGGACGACCACCCGGTCGGCGGGCGCGTCGGCGATCGCCGCCCGCACGGACGGTGCGTCGATCGCGACGAAATCGGCCGGGTCGCCGACCTCGAAGCGCACCGGCGGCAACCCCATCAGAATCCGGGGCGCGTTGCTCACCATGTCGTACGCGTCGTCGGGCAAGACGTGGGCCGCCATGACGAGCAGCGCAGCGGTCTCGAGCGGATCGGACCGGCCGACGAGGTTGAACGGGTCTTGCACGTTGTCGGCGCCGGCCGCCACGACCACGCCGGCGTCGCGCAGGGCGGCGATCGCCGTCAGCCCTCTGGGGGTGGCGGTCGGTCGTTCCCGACCCTGGAGGAACAGGTTCGTCTGCGGCAGGGTGACGATGCCGATGCCCGCCTCGGCCACGAGACGAGCCACGTCGGACTGCACGTCCGGCGTCTGCATCCCGAGGCTCACACAGTGGCTGGCGGCAACCCGACGGTCGAGGCCGGTGTCGATCACCCGGCGCGCCAGAAGTGGCAGCGTCAGCATCGTCGGGTCGAGGGTCTCGTCGGTGTGGAGGTCGATCGGGGTGTCGAACTCCTCGGCGAGCGCGATCGCCAGGTCGATGGCGGCGGCGCCGTCGGGCTCGAGGTGCGGACACCCGCCGACGAGCGCGCCGCTGGCAGCACAGGCCCGGAGCGCCGCCACGTTGTCGTCCGAGCCGGGGCCGACGATCGGCGTGTGCACGAGACCGACGAACTCGACGTCGACCTTGCCCGCCCAACGAGCCGCAGCCTCTCGTGTCGCGTCGAGGTGCCAGGTCCCGGCGCCCCCGCCTGCATTGACGTGGGTTCGCACGGCCGTGACACCGTTCAGCGCCAGCTTGCGGAGCGCCTCGTCGACCCGCTCCACCATGTCGTCGTGCGTGAAGACCCCGCGCTCGTCGGCGGCGATCCAGGCGTCGATGGCTCCAGTGAGGTCGCCAGTCGGGTTCGGGACGGCCTCGCTCGTGAGGGCCTTGTCGAGGTGGGCGTGC contains:
- a CDS encoding amidohydrolase family protein; this encodes MGTVFRNGRLQDGRSVDVVVDDGRIASVGPSDPTGQVTSDDGDLGGFLLLPPMAEPHAHLDKALTSEAVPNPTGDLTGAIDAWIAADERGVFTHDDMVERVDEALRKLALNGVTAVRTHVNAGGGAGTWHLDATREAAARWAGKVDVEFVGLVHTPIVGPGSDDNVAALRACAASGALVGGCPHLEPDGAAAIDLAIALAEEFDTPIDLHTDETLDPTMLTLPLLARRVIDTGLDRRVAASHCVSLGMQTPDVQSDVARLVAEAGIGIVTLPQTNLFLQGRERPTATPRGLTAIAALRDAGVVVAAGADNVQDPFNLVGRSDPLETAALLVMAAHVLPDDAYDMVSNAPRILMGLPPVRFEVGDPADFVAIDAPSVRAAIADAPADRVVVRAGRVVARTETTRTIC
- a CDS encoding ATP-dependent zinc protease, whose translation is MSESSAQLAVAGWREWIGLPDLDVSWVKAKLDTGARSSAIHAWDIEPFERDGAEWVRFQLHPWQMSDLDAVDVELPVVDRRTIRSSTGHEEERYVVRTKIRVLDLDLTADLTLTNRDEMGFRMLVGREALRGSILVDPGRSYIGPRPSRATRKRNLQEVD
- a CDS encoding glycerophosphodiester phosphodiesterase, yielding MHPYLEWPGPLAFAHRGGASDNPENTLPAFRHAVELGYTYLETDVHSTSDGVLVAFHDNDLSRTCGREGRIDELPWSEVQQARVDGTEPIPLFEDLMEEFPNARVNIDCKADSGVDGLIASLKRLDCLDRVCVGGFDDRRLRRIRRALGPGLCTSFGPAQVTALVTGATVPWGGECAQVPVKQGPVAIVTKRTVERAHRRGLQVHVWTIDDPDEMNRLLDLGVDGLMTDRPAVLKQVLTDRGQWVDPA
- a CDS encoding RimK family alpha-L-glutamate ligase; protein product: MKLAILSRAPKSYSTQRLRTAALDRGHQVKVLNTLRFGIDLSEDEPDLQFRGKPLSDYDAILPRIGNSITYFGTAVVRQFEQMDVYTPNTANGIANSRDKLRAIQILSRHNIGMPATTFVRDRADVIPAIERVGGAPVVIKLLEGTQGIGVILAPDNKVAEAIIETMQSTKQNVLIQAFVKESKGRDIRALVVGDRVVAAMRRVAQGDEFRSNVHRGGSVEPVELDPEYEQTAVRSAQIMGLRVAGVDMLEGKDGPMVMEVNSSPGLEGIETATKLDVAGAIIDYIDNQVAFPDIDVRQRLTVSTGYGVAELVVHESADLVGTTLGESGLGDRDITVLTLHRGHTVIPNPRRGRELEAGDRLLCFGKLEEMRSMIPERRKRRARVKKLPKVPIHDERPDDELDAPTS
- a CDS encoding gamma-glutamyltransferase family protein — protein: MNPLPQSSVRGSRHLVASADQLASRAGDAIFGAGGNAVDAAIATNAAIAVTGPHLCGMGGDLFALVHTGGDVVALNSSGRAGSGADPDAVRADGHAVMPFHHDIRSVTVPGCVDGWVALHERFGSLPLADVLAPAIDLAENGFPASPLLVGSTARLDQAGREQLHELAAQATRTGAPVRRPGAARALRAIVEHGRDGFYGGEFGDGLFALGNGWYSPDDLASSSADWVDPLTASMFGVDVHTIGPNSQGYLTLAGGVAAEPLDLPDPDDERWAHLLIEAAKLAGYDRTQVLHEHADGDALVEAVRQRRHLLDTERASTYHAPASAGDTTYLCTAEADGLAVSLIQSNASGFGCWLAEPNTGINLHNRGLGFSLEAGHPAELGPGRRPPHTLSPALATRGGELVSVFGTMGGDAQPQILLQVAARLFLHGQSPAEAINSARWALAGPETGFDTWSDLDHQRVEVEGHAPDGWEPGLVARGHRVDRLPEYDSGFGHAHAIVRDDHGLSGAADPRCRIGAAIGR
- a CDS encoding LLM class flavin-dependent oxidoreductase, which gives rise to MADLKLGAFFFGGVEMSDAGAGPPDPMDRRFSNEECWKATLDYIDSAVVADELGFDSFWTTEHHFQYEGYEVIPNGLQISTWIAARTKQIRMGAMFNVVPQWNPLRLAEDFATLHNLSGGRGILGVGRGTVPREVLHLNDKGVSIGSLDNPDQKAADVLNREVFEESMEIVRRALANESFSFHGDHFDIPVPGIPDRGSTVQELTLVPRPLYPYEIWQAVTSPPTLDYVPVVGHGAVFWNQHYSFIKRFWDKYGETYEQSHGTTLAPSEKRMLVIAVRIEDSYEAAVESARPGHDEFWKFLGPYGWSRGYMGDDGKPAQPGLIPTLDESLENKTILLGTPEHVAEGVQFYRDLLGVENLTIFPHLLGDSYAKANEQMTRFKQEVVPLLS
- a CDS encoding AMP-binding protein encodes the protein MFPGTHIATQPDKPAVIMADTGWTQTFAELDAAANRLSRVFRNAGFQPGDHVALCMENHPRYLEVLWGCEYAGLIYTAASSRLNDEELAYIINDCGARGYITSKYKSDQAESLIDTCPNLELRLMLDDTIEGYDSYEATVEAQSAEPLEGRVAGTDMLYSSGTTGRPKGVMPALDQQPIEERVTGVAGMLSVLFGMDASKTYLSPAPLYHAAPLRFCMSTVAIGATVVVMSKFDAEDYLRLIEKFGVTHSQVVPTMFVRMLKLPEETRAKYDVSSLECVIHAAAPCPVPVKKQMIDWWGPVLHEYYAGTEGNGFCYCNSEMWLGHQGTVGMPINCVVHIVGEDGEEVPVGESGTVYFEGGAEFEYHNDAEKTAGSRHPKGWSTLGDVGYLDEDNYLYLTDRKAYMIISGGVNIYPQEAENVLTMHPDVVDVAVFGVPNDDFGEEVKAVVQPKEMPADDEAAAALSASLIKYCREHLADVKCPRSVDFREELPRHPTGKLYKRLLKDEYWKAAGRAI